In a genomic window of Pokkaliibacter sp. MBI-7:
- the infA gene encoding translation initiation factor IF-1 codes for MAKEDCIEMEGTVVDTLPNTMFRVELENGHVVTAHISGKMRKNYIRILTGDKVKVEMTPYDLTKGRIVYRSR; via the coding sequence ATGGCCAAAGAAGATTGTATTGAAATGGAAGGGACAGTGGTTGACACCCTGCCTAACACCATGTTTCGCGTAGAACTTGAAAACGGCCACGTTGTGACCGCTCATATTTCTGGAAAAATGCGCAAAAACTACATCCGCATTTTGACTGGCGACAAAGTCAAGGTGGAAATGACTCCTTACGACCTGACCAAAGGCCGTATCGTATACCGCTCCCGCTGA
- the clpA gene encoding ATP-dependent Clp protease ATP-binding subunit ClpA, with translation MLNRDLEFSLGLAYRVAREKRHEFMTVEHLLLALLDNKDAVQVLKACGANFENLRKGLAEFVDATTPLIPDSDPERETQPTLGFQRVIQRAVFHVQSSGKKEVTGANVLVAIFSEQESQAVYILHQQGIERLDIVNFISHGISKVTEDHDFEAESEQEERSEQAEAQQGNPLSNFATNLNELALKGRIDPLVGRASEVERVVQILCRRRKNNPLLVGEAGVGKTAIAEGLAKLIVEGQVPEIIKQSVIYSLDLGALLAGTKYRGDFEKRLKGLLAQLKKQKHAVLFIDEIHTIIGAGAASGGAMDASNLLKPLLSSGELRCIGSTTFQEFRGIFEKDRALARRFQKVDVLEPSADDTYQILLGLKSRFEEHHDVSYTDPALRAAADMAARYITDKHLPDKAIDVVDEAGAFQRLQKDDVRKSVIDVTEIEEVVAKIARIPPKSVSASDKELLRKLDNNLKMVVFGQDEAIDTLSAAIKLSRAGLKSPNKPVGCFLFAGPTGVGKTEVTNQLATMLGIELVRFDMSEYMEQHTVSRLIGAPPGYVGFDQGGLLTEAITKSPHCVLLLDEIEKAHPDVYNLLLQVMDNGTLTDNNGRTADFRHVILVMTTNAGAEQLSKRSIGFSSQDNSTDGMEVLRRTFTPEFRNRLDAIVQFKPLNPDVIKHVVDKFLVELQAQLDDKKVVIDVDEDAREWLARHGYDEKMGARPMSRLIQDKMKRPLAEDILFGALSEKGGRVNVSVEEDDLKLEVEAA, from the coding sequence ATGTTAAACAGAGATCTTGAGTTCTCCTTGGGGTTGGCGTACCGCGTTGCACGTGAGAAGCGGCACGAGTTCATGACCGTTGAGCATCTGCTCCTCGCATTATTGGACAACAAAGATGCAGTGCAGGTTTTGAAGGCATGCGGAGCTAACTTTGAGAATTTGCGCAAAGGTTTAGCTGAATTTGTTGACGCTACTACACCGTTGATTCCAGATTCAGATCCGGAAAGAGAAACGCAGCCTACCTTGGGCTTTCAGCGGGTGATTCAGCGTGCCGTTTTTCATGTTCAGTCTTCGGGTAAAAAAGAAGTTACCGGGGCGAATGTTCTTGTTGCCATCTTCAGTGAACAGGAAAGTCAGGCAGTTTATATCCTTCATCAACAAGGAATAGAGCGGCTTGATATTGTTAATTTCATTTCTCATGGTATTTCGAAAGTGACGGAAGATCATGATTTTGAGGCTGAGTCCGAGCAGGAGGAGCGCTCTGAGCAGGCTGAGGCTCAGCAAGGCAATCCGTTATCGAACTTTGCTACCAACTTAAATGAACTTGCTCTTAAGGGGCGGATTGATCCCTTGGTTGGACGTGCGTCCGAAGTTGAAAGGGTTGTACAGATTCTTTGCCGCAGACGTAAAAATAACCCGTTGCTTGTCGGGGAAGCCGGAGTTGGTAAAACGGCTATCGCGGAAGGGTTGGCAAAGCTGATCGTGGAAGGGCAGGTGCCTGAGATTATCAAGCAGAGCGTTATCTATTCTCTGGATTTGGGCGCATTGCTAGCTGGTACTAAGTATCGCGGAGACTTTGAGAAGCGCCTCAAAGGCTTGCTTGCACAGCTGAAAAAGCAAAAGCATGCAGTGCTCTTTATCGATGAAATTCATACCATCATCGGAGCGGGAGCCGCATCAGGTGGGGCAATGGATGCATCCAATTTGCTGAAGCCTTTGTTGAGCTCAGGCGAGTTGCGATGTATCGGCTCTACTACCTTTCAGGAGTTTCGCGGTATTTTCGAGAAAGACCGGGCTCTCGCACGCCGTTTTCAGAAGGTGGATGTGCTCGAGCCGAGTGCCGATGATACCTACCAGATACTGCTTGGCCTGAAATCACGCTTCGAGGAGCATCACGACGTGTCCTATACCGACCCAGCACTTCGTGCTGCGGCAGATATGGCTGCGCGTTACATCACTGACAAGCACTTGCCTGACAAGGCGATTGATGTGGTGGATGAGGCCGGTGCATTTCAACGTCTGCAGAAGGATGATGTGCGTAAATCCGTTATCGACGTGACCGAAATAGAAGAGGTTGTGGCGAAGATCGCTCGTATTCCTCCAAAAAGTGTGTCTGCTTCAGACAAGGAGTTGCTGCGCAAACTCGACAATAATCTCAAGATGGTGGTCTTTGGTCAGGATGAAGCTATTGATACCCTGAGTGCGGCCATAAAGCTGTCTCGCGCTGGTTTGAAATCTCCCAATAAGCCAGTAGGCTGCTTCCTGTTTGCTGGTCCTACCGGTGTAGGTAAGACGGAAGTAACTAATCAGCTCGCTACGATGCTCGGTATAGAACTTGTGCGCTTCGATATGTCTGAATACATGGAGCAGCACACGGTTTCTCGTCTGATCGGTGCGCCTCCCGGATATGTAGGTTTTGATCAGGGCGGCTTATTGACTGAGGCCATCACTAAGAGTCCTCATTGCGTGCTGTTACTGGACGAAATAGAGAAGGCTCACCCAGATGTCTATAACTTGCTATTGCAGGTGATGGATAACGGTACTTTGACCGACAATAACGGGCGGACAGCTGATTTTCGGCATGTGATTCTGGTAATGACGACCAATGCTGGAGCTGAGCAGTTAAGTAAACGCTCTATTGGTTTTTCCAGTCAGGACAACAGTACAGATGGAATGGAAGTGTTGAGACGTACCTTTACGCCCGAGTTCCGTAACCGTTTGGATGCTATCGTGCAGTTCAAACCACTGAATCCAGATGTGATCAAACACGTCGTTGATAAATTTCTGGTCGAGTTGCAGGCGCAACTGGATGATAAGAAAGTTGTCATTGATGTGGATGAAGATGCCCGCGAATGGCTGGCCAGGCATGGCTATGATGAGAAGATGGGAGCGCGTCCAATGTCCCGTCTGATTCAGGACAAGATGAAGCGTCCTCTGGCAGAAGACATACTATTCGGAGCCCTAAGTGAAAAGGGTGGGCGTGTAAATGTATCTGTAGAAGAGGACGATCTGAAGCTGGAGGTGGAAGCAGCCTAA
- the clpS gene encoding ATP-dependent Clp protease adapter ClpS — translation MSIWLSGDHDPDSGHGLVVQPAKPQLKAPPMYQVVMLNDDYTPMDFVVHVLQYFFNMDEESATQVMLAVHHQGKGICGVFPKDVAETKAQQVNQYSRQSQHPLMCEVERVG, via the coding sequence ATGAGTATTTGGCTCTCGGGAGATCATGATCCAGACTCGGGTCATGGACTCGTTGTTCAGCCTGCCAAGCCTCAGCTTAAAGCGCCGCCTATGTATCAGGTGGTCATGCTGAACGACGATTACACCCCGATGGATTTTGTGGTCCATGTATTGCAATACTTTTTCAACATGGATGAGGAAAGTGCGACTCAGGTTATGTTGGCTGTGCATCATCAAGGAAAAGGAATCTGCGGCGTGTTTCCCAAAGATGTTGCTGAAACTAAAGCGCAGCAAGTCAATCAGTATTCGCGCCAGAGTCAGCATCCACTGATGTGTGAAGTGGAGCGGGTTGGTTAA
- a CDS encoding cold shock domain-containing protein, protein MHTGKVKWFNNAKGYGFILAEDGGNEDLFVHYSAIQVEGYKTLKAGQRVQFETAPGPKGTHAINIRPLHDPSSLDSVS, encoded by the coding sequence ATGCACACAGGGAAAGTAAAGTGGTTCAACAATGCCAAAGGTTACGGATTCATTCTGGCCGAGGACGGTGGCAACGAAGATCTGTTTGTTCACTACTCCGCTATCCAAGTGGAGGGATACAAGACCTTAAAAGCGGGACAGAGAGTCCAGTTTGAGACAGCACCGGGACCTAAAGGCACGCATGCCATCAACATCCGCCCCCTTCACGATCCATCTTCGTTAGACTCAGTCTCATAG
- the icd gene encoding NADP-dependent isocitrate dehydrogenase: MGYQKIQVPENGQKITVNADMSLNVPNNPIIPFIEGDGIGVDVSPVMIKVVDAAVEKAYGGERKIAWMEVYAGEKATQVYDENTWLPAETLEVVRDYVVSIKGPLTTPVGGGIRSLNVALRQELDLYVCQRPVRWFTGVPSPVKNPADVEMVIFRENSEDIYAGVEWKAGSPEAEKVIKFLTEEMGVKKIRFTEGCGIGIKPVSEQGTKRLVRKALQYTIDNDRSSLTLVHKGNIMKFTEGAFKEWGYEVARDEFGAELLDGGPWMTMKNPRTGKQIVIKDVIADAMLQQILLRPAEYDVIATLNLNGDYLSDALAAEVGGIGIAPGANLSDDVAMFEATHGTAPKYAGQDKVNPGSVILSAEMMLRHMGWTEAADLIIKGTEGAIAAKTVTYDFERLMEGAKLLKCSEFGDAIVANM; the protein is encoded by the coding sequence ATGGGATACCAGAAGATTCAGGTGCCTGAGAACGGTCAAAAAATTACCGTAAATGCGGACATGTCATTGAATGTCCCCAACAACCCCATTATCCCCTTCATCGAAGGTGACGGTATCGGTGTTGACGTTAGCCCTGTAATGATCAAGGTTGTCGATGCTGCCGTTGAGAAAGCCTACGGTGGTGAGCGCAAGATCGCTTGGATGGAAGTATACGCGGGTGAGAAAGCTACCCAGGTTTATGATGAAAATACCTGGCTGCCAGCTGAAACTCTCGAAGTCGTTAGAGACTACGTTGTAAGTATCAAAGGCCCTCTGACTACTCCAGTAGGCGGTGGTATTCGTTCTCTGAACGTAGCTCTGCGTCAGGAGCTGGATCTGTACGTTTGCCAGCGCCCAGTGCGTTGGTTTACTGGTGTACCCAGCCCTGTAAAAAATCCTGCTGATGTAGAAATGGTGATCTTCCGTGAGAACTCGGAAGACATCTATGCTGGCGTTGAGTGGAAAGCCGGCTCGCCAGAAGCTGAAAAAGTGATCAAGTTCCTGACCGAAGAAATGGGCGTCAAGAAGATCCGCTTCACTGAAGGTTGTGGTATCGGTATCAAGCCTGTATCTGAACAGGGTACCAAGCGACTGGTGCGTAAAGCGCTTCAGTACACTATCGACAACGACCGTTCCTCACTGACCTTGGTTCACAAGGGTAACATCATGAAGTTCACCGAAGGTGCCTTCAAAGAGTGGGGCTATGAAGTTGCTCGTGATGAGTTCGGTGCTGAGCTGTTGGATGGCGGTCCATGGATGACCATGAAAAACCCCAGAACTGGCAAGCAGATTGTTATCAAGGACGTAATTGCTGATGCTATGCTGCAACAGATTCTGCTGCGCCCAGCTGAGTATGATGTAATTGCAACTCTGAACCTGAACGGTGACTACCTGTCTGACGCACTGGCTGCGGAAGTGGGCGGTATCGGTATTGCTCCAGGTGCCAACCTGTCTGATGATGTAGCTATGTTTGAAGCTACTCACGGTACTGCTCCAAAGTATGCGGGTCAGGACAAGGTGAACCCTGGTTCTGTCATCCTTTCTGCTGAAATGATGCTGCGTCACATGGGTTGGACTGAAGCTGCAGATCTGATCATCAAGGGTACAGAAGGCGCAATTGCTGCCAAAACTGTTACCTATGATTTTGAGCGTCTGATGGAAGGTGCCAAGCTGCTGAAGTGCTCAGAGTTTGGTGACGCTATCGTCGCTAATATGTAA